A part of Brassica rapa cultivar Chiifu-401-42 chromosome A05, CAAS_Brap_v3.01, whole genome shotgun sequence genomic DNA contains:
- the LOC103867219 gene encoding uncharacterized protein LOC103867219, producing the protein MRIGNGLTCRFWYDNWTPYGSLEEYYGVEGSSRLGIPKRAVIADLSQNGNWRIPQPRTENQLRVVSYITTIELCEEDDYYEWELDGRTSTTYSTRDVYHCLRGANPLVSWASAVWISGNIPRQGFLTWLFVLDRCPTRDRMTKWGLQVSPNCLLCSTGIESRNHLLFECDFSYSIWSPIASRCRFRPHRAWSQTILAMESLRGHKLLRRLTLLAWQATIYALWTERNSRLHRNTFRSADAITKSIERQITNKISSLRPTNPVTASTLMQTWFSTS; encoded by the coding sequence ATGAGAATTGGGAATGGACTTACTTGCAGGTTTTGGTATGACAATTGGACGCCTTATGGGAGTCTGGAAGAGTACTATGGTGTTGAAGGAAGTTCGAGACTTGGAATCCCGAAACGAGCTGTCATTGCGGATCTCTCACAGAATGGAAATTGGAGAATCCCTCAACCAAGGACGGAGAATCAATTACGAGTGGTTTCCTACATCACTACCATTGAGTTATGTGAAGAGGATGATTACTATGAATGGGAGCTTGATGGAAGAACGAGTACAACTTACTCTACACGTGACGTCTACCACTGTCTGCGTGGTGCTAATCCATTGGTGTCTTGGGCATCTGCGGTATGGATTTCAGGAAACATCCCTAGGCAAGGGTTCCTTACTTGGCTCTTTGTCTTGGATCGTTGCCCAACTCGCGATCGGATGACAAAGTGGGGTCTTCAGGTTAGTCCCAACTGCTTGCTCTGTTCCACAGGAATCGAATCAAGGAATCATCTCCTTTTCGAGTGTGACTTTAGCTACTCAATCTGGTCACCTATTGCGTCCCGTTGTCGGTTCCGCCCTCACAGAGCCTGGAGCCAAACTATCCTCGCCATGGAATCACTACGGGGTCATAAGCTGCTTAGGAGGTTGACGCTTCTAGCTTGGCAAGCGACAATCTACGCGCTTTGGACAGAAAGGAACTCCCGTTTGCACCGTAACACTTTCCGTTCTGCTGATGCGATCACAAAGTCAATTGAGAGGCAGATCACAAACAAGATCTCCTCTCTCAGGCCAACGAATCCAGTTACTGCTTCTACGCTAATGCAAACTTGGTTTTCAACGTCCTAA
- the LOC103867220 gene encoding aquaporin PIP2-2, with protein sequence MAKDVEGAEGFAARDYEDPPPTPFFDAEELTKWSLYRAVIAEFVATLLFLYVTVLTVIGYKISSDTKAGGDECGGVGILGISWAFGGMIFILVYCTAGISGGHINPAVTFGLFLARKVSLVRAVLYMVAQCLGAICGVGFVKAFQSAYYVRYGGGANSLADGYSTGTGLAAEIIGTFVLVYTVFSATDPKRNARDSHVPVLAPLPIGFAVFMVHLATIPITGTGINPARSFGAAVIYNESKPWDDHWIFWVGPFIGAAIAAFYHQFVLRASGSKSLGSFRSAANV encoded by the exons ATGGCTAAAGACGTGGAAGGAGCAGAGGGGTTCGCTGCGAGGGACTACGAAGATCCGCCGCCAACACCGTTCTTCGATGCGGAGGAGCTGACCAAGTGGTCTTTGTACAGAGCCGTCATAGCCGAGTTCGTAGCCACTCTCCTCTTCTTGTATGTCACTGTTTTGACTGTCATCGGCTACAAGATTTCGTCCGACACTAAGGCCGGAGGCGACGAGTGCGGAGGCGTCGGAATCCTCGGCATCTCATGGGCCTTCGGTGGCATGATCTTCATCCTTGTCTACTGCACCGCCGGTATCTCAG GTGGTCACATAAACCCTGCGGTGACGTTCGGCTTGTTCTTGGCAAGGAAGGTATCGTTGGTTAGAGCAGTGCTATACATGGTGGCTCAGTGTTTGGGTGCGATTTGTGGAGTTGGTTTCGTCAAAGCCTTCCAAAGCGCTTACTACGTACGTTACGGTGGAGGAGCAAACTCTCTAGCCGATGGATACAGCACAGGGACTGGACTCGCTGCAGAGATCATTGGAACATTCGTCCTGGTCTACACTGTTTTCTCCGCCACTGACCCCAAAAGAAACGCACGAGACTCCCACGTTCCC GTGTTGGCGCCACTCCCAATTGGATTTGCCGTGTTCATGGTACACTTGGCCACTATTCCAATCACCGGAACCGGTATTAACCCGGCCAGGAGTTTCGGAGCTGCGGTGATCTACAACGAGTCCAAGCCGTGGGATGACCAC TGGATATTCTGGGTGGGACCATTCATCGGAGCTGCCATAGCTGCATTTTATCACCAATTCGTTCTAAGGGCCTCTGGTTCCAAATCCCTCGGATCCTTCAGAAGTGCAGCCAACGTTTGA
- the LOC103867221 gene encoding aquaporin PIP2-2, giving the protein MAKEVEGAEGFASRDYEDPPPTPFFDAEELTKWSLYRAVIAEFVATLLFLYVTVLTVIGYKISSDTKAGGDECGGVGILGISWAFGGMIFILVYCTAGISGGHINPAVTFGLFLARKVSLVRAVLYMVAQCLGAICGVGFVKAFQSAYYVRYGGGANSLADGYSTGTGLAAEIIGTFVLVYTVFSATDPKRNARDSHVPVLAPLPIGFAVFMVHLATIPITGTGINPARSFGAAVIYNESKPWDDHWIFWVGPFIGAAIAAFYHQFVLRASGSKSLGSFRSAANV; this is encoded by the exons atggcGAAAGAAGTGGAAGGAGCAGAGGGATTCGCTTCGAGGGACTACGAAGACCCGCCGCCAACTCCGTTTTTCGATGCGGAGGAGCTGACCAAGTGGTCGTTGTACAGAGCCGTCATAGCCGAGTTCGTAGCCACTCTCCTCTTCTTGTATGTCACTGTTTTGACTGTCATCGGCTACAAGATTTCGTCCGACACTAAGGCCGGAGGCGACGAGTGCGGAGGCGTCGGAATCCTCGGCATCTCATGGGCCTTCGGTGGCATGATCTTCATCCTTGTCTACTGCACCGCCGGTATCTCAG GTGGTCACATAAACCCTGCGGTGACGTTCGGCTTGTTCTTGGCAAGGAAGGTATCGTTGGTTAGAGCAGTGCTATACATGGTGGCTCAGTGTTTGGGTGCGATTTGTGGAGTTGGTTTCGTCAAAGCCTTCCAAAGCGCTTACTACGTACGTTACGGTGGAGGAGCAAACTCTCTAGCCGATGGATACAGCACAGGGACTGGACTCGCTGCAGAGATCATTGGAACATTCGTCCTGGTCTACACTGTTTTCTCCGCCACTGACCCCAAAAGAAACGCACGAGACTCCCACGTTCCC GTGTTGGCGCCACTCCCAATTGGATTTGCCGTGTTCATGGTACACTTGGCCACTATTCCAATCACTGGAACCGGTATTAACCCGGCCAGGAGTTTCGGAGCTGCAGTTATCTACAACGAGTCCAAGCCGTGGGATGACCAC TGGATTTTCTGGGTGGGACCATTCATCGGAGCTGCGATAGCTGCATTTTATCACCAATTCGTCCTAAGGGCCTCTGGTTCCAAGTCCCTCGGGTCCTTCAGAAGTGCGGCCAACGTTTGA
- the LOC103867225 gene encoding uncharacterized protein LOC103867225 translates to MSFSSRPASSPGRTENPALLMRFLRTSAGSRSRHRSRSRPRSRRPIFFRRKNATETQEPSSPKVTCMGQVRIKRSKKPKPGTSRVNGGQLHGGATESRRSRRRCGWVKNAFSCHPFSGKLKPTCFSPAWRKWKSFTNVSFSRKSEKRSSSSRSEPIFSRSTVEPEETEEKRKKERKQEEDEADSDKSFPATPPRNAFLLTRCRSAPYRSPSLGDNFLEKEEETKESHFQRHGNDVIASPGNVSVSSATEEVKQCVLGTPRRRCMVLTRCKSEPARLGEKLVPENRRLGYT, encoded by the coding sequence ATGAGTTTTTCTTCAAGACCCGCTTCGAGTCCGGGTCGAACCGAAAACCCGGCTCTACTTATGCGGTTTTTGCGGACCAGCGCCGGAAGCAGAAGCAGACACCGCTCCCGTTCTCGTCCCCGTTCAAGAAGACCTATATTTTTCCGGCGAAAAAACGCGACGGAGACGCAAGAACCGTCTTCACCTAAAGTCACATGCATGGGCCAAGTAAGGATAAAACGCTCCAAGAAACCCAAACCCGGAACTAGCCGGGTCAACGGAGGTCAGTTGCATGGCGGTGCAACGGAGAGCCGCCGGAGCCGTCGACGGTGTGGATGGGTCAAGAACGCGTTTTCTTGCCACCCTTTCTCCGGGAAACTGAAACCGACTTGCTTTAGCCCCGCTTGGCGCAAGTGGAAGTCGTTTACTAATGTTAGTTTCTCGAGAAAGTCAGAGAAGAGATCAAGCTCGTCGAGGAGCGAGCCTATCTTTAGCCGTTCAACGGTGGAGCCAGAAGAAACGGAGGAGAAACGAAAGAAAGAACGTAAACAAGAAGAGGATGAGGCAGATTCAGATAAGTCATTCCCAGCTACACCGCCGAGAAACGCTTTCTTACTAACTCGATGCAGATCTGCACCGTATAGATCTCCTTCATTGGGTGATAACTttttggaaaaagaagaagagacaaAGGAATCTCACTTCCAACGACATGGTAATGACGTCATTGCATCGCCGGGAAATGTGTCGGTTTCTAGTGCTACGGAAGAAGTGAAACAGTGCGTTTTGGGGACGCCACGACGACGGTGTATGGTACTCACGCGCTGTAAGTCGGAGCCTGCGAGGCTCGGAGAGAAACTCGTACCGGAGAACCGAAGGTTGGGCTATACGTAA
- the LOC103867226 gene encoding probable beta-1,4-xylosyltransferase IRX9 has translation MGSLERSKKKTQVWKKAVIHFSLCFVMGFFTGFAPAGKASLFSNFETTPSTTSKSQIPPHPSENSTYTPNSLADKALVSSQVQAPSPSKSQEAEPENRSLSETEEEVTPRGLVIVVTPVMTKDRYKNVLLRRMANTLRLVPPPLLWIVVEKHSEADVNSSSTMLRKTGLMYRRIVFKENFTSLEAELDHQRNLALRHIEHHKLSGIVHFAGLNNIYDLDFFDEIRDIEVFGTWPMALLSANRKRVIVEGPVCESSQVLGWHLRKINNETETKPPVHISSFAFNSSILWDPERWGRPSSVEGTKQDSIKYVKQVVLEDDTKLKGLPAQDCSKVMLWRLNFPTRTRFST, from the exons ATGGGGTCTCTGGAGAGATCAAAGAAGAAGACTCAAGTATGGAAGAAAGCTGTGATCCATTTCTCTCTATGTTTTGTAATGGGTTTCTTCACTGGTTTTGCTCCTGCTGGTAAGGCCTCTCTTTTCTCTAATTTTGAAACCACTCCCTCTACTACCTCCAAATCTCAGATTCCTCCCCACCCTTCTGAAAACTCTACCTATACACCCAATTCCCTCGCTGATAAAGCCTTGGTCAGTTCCCAAGTCCAAGCTCCTAGTCCTTCGAAGTCACAAGAAGCTGAACCAGAAAACAGATCACTCTCCGAGACGGAAGAGGAAGTTACACCAAGAGGTCTAGTGATTGTTGTAACTCCAGTAATGACCAAAGATCGCTACAAAAACGTTCTTCTAAGGAGAATGGCCAATACGTTGAGGCTAGTCCCGCCTCCTTTGTTGTGGATAGTAGTGGAGAAACACTCGGAAGCTGACGTAAACTCTTCATCTACGATGTTAAGAAAGACTGGTTTAATGTATAGACGTATAGTCTTCAAGGAGAACTTCACGAGCTTGGAAGCGGAGCTTGATCATCAGAGAAACCTAGCGCTGAGACACATTGAGCATCACAAATTAAGCGGCATAGTTCATTTCGCAGGGCTCAACAACATCTATGATCTTGATTTTTTCGACGAGATTAGAGATATCGA GGTATTTGGGACGTGGCCAATGGCGTTGCTATCGGCTAATAGGAAACGAGTAATAGTAGAGGGGCCGGTTTGTGAATCTTCACAAGTATTGGGGTGgcatttgagaaaaattaataaCGAGACAGAGACAAAGCCTCCGGTTCATATATCAAGCTTTGCTTTCAATAGTTCCATACTTTGGGACCCTGAGAGATGGGGTCGTCCTTCTTCTGTTGAAGGAACCAAACAG GATTCGATTAAATATGTGAAGCAAGTGGTTTTGGAAGACGATACAAAGTTGAAGGGACTTCCGGCGCAAGACTGTTCCAAGGTTATGCTTTGGCGTCTCAATTTTCCCACAAGAACACGTTTTAGCACCTGA
- the LOC103867227 gene encoding interactor of constitutive active ROPs 2, chloroplastic, with the protein MQTPKQRPGSLEVPQKKSPTATPRTARKLKTAEADPVSSPNPKLRTPKTQSPKVVADRRSPKAPVNEIQKRRTWGTPEAAASQLSQLQEELKKAKEQLSASEASKNKAQDEANETKQQLTEITASEDSRIDELRKLSQERDKAWQSELEAMQRQHAMDSAALASAMSEVQKLKAQVSESESVRMELKETLSLVEELRVEVYDAKEGEAKAHEVVSATEKQLEIANLTLEMLRSDGMKMSEACNALTTELEQCKSEVKSLEELVRQMEEERGDNEEDDSEINAAREEISQLKNAVEVTERRYHEEYIQSTLQIRSAYEQVEVVKCGYAEKEAEFEEELKRIKAEREALHERLMDKEAKLRILADENELLNLKIKEAEEVESDMMELRGNLMDKEMELQSLRSEMEKMGREKEEALERFGSLREEAEKSGKRAENAREQLGAAQVTNTELEGELRRLKVQCDQWRKAAEAAASMLSGGNNNSNGKYVERTGSLESPLRRNVNMLSPYRDETDDDLSSSPKKKNGSMLKKFGVLLKKSQK; encoded by the exons ATGCAGACTCCAAAACaaag GCCTGGGTCGTTAGAGGTGCCTCAGAAGAAATCTCCTACAGCAACTCCTAGAACTGCTCGTAAGCTCAAAACTGCAGAAGCTGACCCTGTTTCTTCTCCCAACCCAAAACTGAGGACACCGAAAACTCAGAGCCCAAAAGTTGTTGCTGATCGCCGTTCTCCAAAAGCCCCTGTAAATGAG ATTCAAAAGAGGAGAACATGGGGAACACCAGAAGCAGCAGCATCTCAGCTATCTCAGCTCCAAGAGGAGCTAAAGAAGGCCAAGGAACAGCTAAGCGCATCAGAAGCTTCCAAGAACAAAGCTCAAGACGAAGCAAACGAAACAAAACAGCAGCTAACAGAGATAACCGCCTCAGAGGACTCAAGAATCGACGAGCTCCGCAAACTCTCTCAAGAGCGAGACAAAGCGTGGCAGTCCGAACTCGAAGCAATGCAGAGACAGCACGCCATGGACTCCGCCGCGCTAGCTTCTGCGATGAGCGAGGTCCAGAAACTCAAAGCGCAGGTGTCTGAATCCGAGTCAGTTAGGATGGAACTTAAAGAGACGTTGTCTCTCGTCGAGGAGCTTAGAGTTGAGGTGTACGACGCAAAGGAAGGAGAAGCTAAGGCCCATGAGGTTGTTTCAGCGACTGAGAAGCAGTTGGAGATAGCTAACTTGACGCTGGAGATGCTGCGTTCTGATGGGATGAAGATGTCTGAAGCTTGCAACGCCCTTACGACCGAGCTAGAGCAGTGTAAGTCAGAGGTGAAGTCGTTAGAGGAGCTTGTGAGACAGATGGAGGAAGAACGAGGTGACAATGAGGAGGATGATTCAGAGATAAACGCTGCGAGGGAAGAGATTAGTCAGCTGAAGAATGCAGTGGAAGTGACTGAGAGAAGGTATCACGAAGAGTATATACAAAGCACGTTGCAGATACGAAGCGCTTATGAGCAAGTGGAGGTTGTTAAGTGTGGTTACGCGGAGAAAGAAGCTGAGTTTGAGGAAGAGCTGAAGAGAATTAAAGCTGAGAGAGAGGCTTTGCATGAACGGTTGATGGATAAAGAAGCTAAGCTGAGGATACTGGCTGATGAGAACGAGTTACTCAACTTGAAGATTAAAGAAGCTGAGGAGGTGGAGAGTGATATGATGGAGCTGAGAGGGAATCTAATGGACAAGGAGATGGAGCTGCAGAGTCTAAGGAGCGAGATGGAGAAGATGGGGAGGGAGAAGGAGGAAGCCTTGGAGAGGTTTGGGAGTTTGCGTGAGGAAGCTGAGAAGAGCGGGAAGAGAGCGGAGAACGCGAGGGAACAGCTAGGAGCAGCGCAAGTGACTAACACGGAGCTAGAAGGTGAGCTTAGGAGACTTAAGGTTCAGTGTGATCAGTGGAGGAAAGCGGCTGAAGCTGCAGCTTCTATGCTCTCTGGTGGTAATAATAACAGTAATGGGAAGTATGTGGAGAGAACAGGATCGCTGGAGAGTCCGTTGAGGAGGAACGTGAACATGTTGTCTCCTTATAGAGATGAAACTGATGATGACTTGTCTTCTTcgccgaagaagaagaatgggaGTATGCTTAAGAAGTTTGGTGTGTTACTTAAGAAGAGTCAGAAGTGA
- the LOC103867228 gene encoding probable LRR receptor-like serine/threonine-protein kinase At1g67720, with the protein MVRDTLLLLCLLVSISLFTSSSAQSPGFVSLDCGGAEPFTDELGLKWSPDTHLLFGTTATISSPNQTKTQYTTLRHFPAEDSRKYCYTLNVTSRNRYLIRATFLYGNFDNNNVYPKFDISLGATHWTTIVISDANLIEKAELVFLALSPSVSVCLSNATTGQPFISTLELRQLNGSMYLTEYEDRFHLSVAARINFGAETEEPVRYPDDPYDRIWESDLVKRANYLVDVAAGTKRVSTSLPIEAGGNDRPPEKVMQTAVVGTNGSLTYRMNLEGFPGYGWAFTYFAEIEDLADDESRKFRLVLPDQPDYSKAIVNIRENTQRPYMCSTSGIVLNFRFAKTADSSRGPILNAMEICKYLEKSDGSVDATVMANVAALYSSTEWGQEGGDPCLPSPWSWVICNSDPQPRVVAVKLSNKNMTGDIPSDLTKLTGLVELWLDGNSLTGQIPDFSRCTNLKIIHLENNRLIGKIPSPLAKLPNLTEVYLQNNMLSGTIPSRLKNVYSNLTGNLNLKERGDKGKKLGVIIGASFGACVLLIATIFSCIWLCKAKKNNKSKTSAELTNRPLHVQRASSTLSDAHGDAAQCFTLYEIEEATKKFEKRIGSGGFGIVYYGKTREGKEIAVKVLGNNSFQGKKEFANEVTLLSRIHHRNLVQFLGYCEEEGRNMLVYEFMHNGTLKEHLYSVVPRERRISWIKRLEIAEDAARGIEYLHTGCVPAIIHRDLKTSNILLDKHTRAKVSDFGLSKFAVDGASHVSSIVRGTVGYLDPEYYISQQLTEKSDVYSFGVILLELISGQEAISNENFGANCRNIVQWAKMHIENGDIRGIIDPALAEDDYSLQSMWKIAEKALLCVRPHGNMRPSMSEVQKDIQDAIRIEKEALAARGGLSDEFSRSSAHSSSLNMGMHDLAGSQNFVAIDESVLQPKAR; encoded by the exons ATGGTGAGAGACACACTGCTTCTGTTGTGTCTGCTAGTTTCCATTTCTCTCTTCACTTCTTCATCTGCCCAATCTCCAG GTTTTGTGAGCTTGGACTGTGGAGGCGCAGAGCCATTCACCGACGAACTCGGACTCAAATGGTCACCAGACACTCACCTTCTCTTCGGAACAACCGCCACCATCTCTTCCCctaaccaaaccaaaacacAGTACACAACCTTAAGACACTTCCCCGCCGAGGATTCAAGAAAATACTGCTACACACTCAACGTCACAAGCCGTAACCGTTACCTCATCAGAGCCACTTTCCTCTACGGCAACTTCGACAACAACAACGTGTACCCCAAGTTCGACATCTCCCTTGGCGCCACTCACTGGACCACCATCGTCATCTCAGACGCCAACCTCATCGAAAAGGCAGAGCTTGTGTTCCTCGCTTTATCTCCTAGCGTTAGCGTTTGTCTGTCAAACGCCACTACAGGACAGCCGTTTATCTCAACACTCGAGCTTAGGCAATTGAACGGGTCAATGTACTTAACCGAGTACGAAGACAGGTTCCATCTGAGCGTGGCTGCAAGGATAAACTTCGGTGCAGAGACTGAAGAGCCTGTACGGTATCCAGACGATCCCTACGACAGAATATGGGAGTCTGATCTTGTCAAAAGAGCTAACTACCTTGTCGACGTGGCTGCTGGGACCAAGCGTGTGTCCACCTCATTGCCTATTGAAGCAGGTGGCAATGATAGACCGCCTGAGAAGGTTATGCAGACGGCTGTGGTGGGGACCAACGGGTCCTTGACTTACAGGATGAACCTCGAGGGGTTTCCTGGCTACGGCTGGGCGTTCACTTACTTCGCTGAGATTGAGGATTTGGCTGATGACGAGTCTAGGAAGTTCAGGTTGGTTCTGCCTGACCAGCCTGACTACAGCAAAGCGATTGTTAACATAAGGGAGAACACTCAGAGA CCTTACATGTGCTCAACTTCCGGTATCGTGCTCAACTTTCGGTTCGCGAAAACGGCTGATTCATCTAGAGGGCCTATTCTGAATGCTATGGAGATTTGTAAGTATCTGGAGAAGAGTGATGGTTCAGTAGATG CGACTGTTATGGCTAATGTGGCGGCTCTATATTCTTCAACCGAATGGGGTCAAGAAGGTGGTGATCCATGTTTACCTTCACCGTGGTCGTGGGTGATATGTAACTCGGATCCACAACCAAGAGTTGTTGCAGT AAAGCTCTCGAATAAGAACATGACAGGAGATATACCATCTGACTTGACAAAGTTAACTGGTTTAGTTGAGTT GTGGCTTGATGGGAACTCTCTGACGGGTCAAATACCAGATTTCTCTAGGTGCACAAACCTGAAgataat ACACCTCGAGAACAACCGATTAATCGGAAAGATCCCTTCACCGTTGGCTAAACTACCAAATCTGACCGAAGT GTACCTGCAGAACAATATGTTAAGTGGGACAATACCATCACGCCTCAAAAACGTGTACTCGAA CTTAACTGGTAACCTTAACCTTAAAGAACGTGGAGATAAAGGGAAGAAGCTAGGTGTCATCATTGGTGCATCATTTGGTGCTTGTGTTCTTCTTATCGCCACAATCTTTTCTTGCATCTGGTTGTGCAAAGCTAAGAAGAACAACAAGAGTAAAACTTCAGCGGAGTTAACGAACCGTCCCTTGCATGTTCAAAGAGCGTCATCAACCCTGAGTGATGCACACGGAGACGCTGCACAGTGCTTCACACTATATGAGATAGAGGAAGCCACAAAGAAGTTTGAGAAGAGGATTGGTTCAGGAGGTTTTGGGATTGTATACTACGGGAAAACACGAGAGGGGAAGGAGATTGCTGTGAAAGTTCTTGGGAATAACTCTTTCCAGGGAAAGAAAGAGTTCGCAAACGAG GTTACATTACTGTCAAGGATACATCATAGAAACCTAGTGCAGTTTCTTGGTTATTGTGAAGAAGAGGGAAGAAACATGCTTGTGTATGAGTTCATGCACAACGGAACTTTGAAGGAGCATCTGTACAGTGTGGTACCACGAGAGAGGAGAATCAGTTGGATTAAACGGCTCGAGATAGCTGAAGATGCAGCCAGAGGGATTGAGTATCTACACACAGGGTGTGTACCAGCGATCATACACAGAGATCTCAAGACAAGTAACATCTTACTTGATAAACACACGAGGGCAAAGGTTTCAGACTTCGGTTTGTCCAAGTTCGCAGTTGATGGAGCCTCACATGTCTCCAGCATTGTCCGTGGCACAGTTGGTTACCTAGACCCTGA GTACTATATATCGCAACAGTTAACGGAGAAGAGTGACGTATACAGCTTCGGAGTCATTCTTCTTGAGCTTATATCAGGCCAAGAAGCCATATCTAATGAAAACTTCGGTGCTAACTGCAGGAACATAGTCCAATGG GCCAAGATGCATATAGAGAATGGGGACATAAGAGGGATCATTGATCCAGCACTAGCGGAAGACGATTACAGTCTCCAGTCAATGTGGAAGATCGCAGAGAAGGCGTTGCTGTGTGTGAGACCTCACGGGAACATGAGACCGTCTATGTCTGAGGTGCAGAAAGATATTCAAGACGCGATAAGGATTGAGAAGGAAGCTTTGGCGGCCAGAGGAGGCTTATCAGATGAGTTTTCTAGGAGCTCGGCGCATTCGTCTTCTCTGAACATGGGAATGCATGACTTGGCTGGTTCGCAGAACTTTGTGGCTATTGATGAGTCTGTGTTGCAGCCAAAAGCTAGGTAG